A DNA window from Mucilaginibacter xinganensis contains the following coding sequences:
- a CDS encoding OmpP1/FadL family transporter — MRKLLLFMLCILPALTFAQGFQVNLAGQKQIGMGHTGTGLAQDGASIFFNPGAMVTLPENSVQAGISPLFFKSAFNPAGTNATYNTSDKVATPFEAYAVFGPKGSWWKAGIGVYTPFGGLTDWGNNWQGKYAVESLNLKAIYFQPTISVRLSKSLSIGAGFVYNRGSVDLTRAIPLSNSSGQDGQAELKGSGKGYGWNAGVYFDTHKGLTIGVDYRSKVNTTINDGNAIFKVPASVQASFPQPNTFKAGIPLPSTTSLGLGYALNKKWLLAADVNLVNWSVYKTLAFDYASNTAALQDTYSPRNYKNAFSVRGGAQYKPDNQWAVRAGGGYASAAAQAGYVTPEVPDANRYYVTAGLGYQAAKRLDIDFSFEFERLLSRTQTNIETQLSGTFKSNVYIPGISLTYHW, encoded by the coding sequence ATGAGAAAACTTCTCCTCTTTATGCTGTGCATATTGCCGGCACTAACGTTTGCGCAGGGATTCCAGGTAAACCTGGCCGGGCAGAAACAGATCGGGATGGGGCACACCGGAACAGGCCTTGCACAAGACGGGGCATCGATATTCTTTAACCCCGGCGCAATGGTAACACTACCTGAAAACTCTGTACAGGCAGGAATAAGCCCATTGTTTTTCAAATCAGCTTTTAACCCCGCAGGCACTAATGCCACTTACAACACGTCAGACAAGGTAGCAACACCGTTTGAAGCGTATGCCGTATTTGGCCCTAAAGGATCATGGTGGAAAGCCGGCATCGGCGTTTACACACCCTTTGGCGGGCTAACCGATTGGGGCAATAACTGGCAGGGCAAGTATGCCGTTGAAAGCCTTAATCTTAAAGCTATTTATTTTCAGCCAACTATTAGCGTAAGGCTAAGTAAATCGCTGAGCATTGGTGCCGGTTTTGTTTATAACCGCGGCAGTGTTGACCTAACCCGGGCTATCCCGTTAAGCAACAGCAGCGGCCAGGATGGCCAGGCAGAACTTAAGGGTTCCGGAAAAGGGTACGGCTGGAATGCAGGTGTTTACTTCGATACCCATAAGGGCCTTACCATTGGCGTTGATTACCGGTCAAAGGTTAACACAACCATTAACGACGGCAACGCTATATTCAAGGTACCGGCATCTGTACAGGCAAGTTTCCCGCAGCCCAATACCTTTAAGGCCGGCATCCCGTTGCCTTCAACAACCTCGTTAGGATTAGGCTACGCATTAAACAAGAAATGGTTACTGGCGGCAGATGTCAATTTGGTTAACTGGAGCGTTTACAAAACACTTGCGTTTGATTACGCTTCCAACACTGCTGCGCTGCAGGATACTTACTCGCCGCGTAACTATAAGAATGCATTTAGTGTAAGGGGAGGGGCGCAATATAAACCTGACAATCAATGGGCAGTACGGGCTGGTGGCGGTTACGCATCGGCTGCTGCACAGGCTGGCTATGTAACACCTGAGGTGCCGGATGCTAACCGGTACTATGTTACAGCAGGACTTGGTTACCAGGCGGCCAAACGGTTAGATATCGACTTTTCATTTGAGTTTGAACGCTTATTATCGCGCACACAAACCAACATCGAAACGCAACTATCGGGTACTTTCAAGTCCAACGTTTACATACCCGGCATATCACTTACTTATCACTGGTAG